The following are from one region of the Leucobacter sp. Psy1 genome:
- the manA gene encoding mannose-6-phosphate isomerase, class I, with protein sequence MLIFIENTPRTYAWGSVDALPEMLGTAATGEPQAELWLGAHPGHPASVAKATKQPRTLIDLIESDPERWGVDGKDLPFLMKVLAIGAPLSLQVHPNAAQAAAGFAAEEERGIPRDAAERNYGDPHHKPELLVALGEMTALSGFRPLADARRDLRMLAAAVPTGPSREALHTAADLLTGEDPAAARQRFIEWALSGDDAAAAGVQGISVIVRASQAADLELDPLRVAVLSNLVAAHPGDAGILVSVALHALRLQPGEAIFLGAGQLHAYLSGIGVEVMASSDNVLRAGLTVKHVDVDEVCRIVDTAELDEPKFRAERCRPGLVAWRPEVPDFQLMRVRLHGAEEEAFDAVGSAEQIDLSAPHPLVLIATAGRVVIERPAAEFAEVAVVKRGQSLYVSAGEPIQIRGHGEAFIATVGESFAPRADTPVCR encoded by the coding sequence GTGCTGATCTTCATCGAGAACACCCCCAGAACGTACGCGTGGGGTTCAGTCGACGCCCTCCCCGAGATGCTCGGCACCGCTGCGACCGGAGAGCCGCAGGCGGAGCTCTGGCTGGGAGCGCATCCCGGCCACCCCGCTTCGGTCGCGAAGGCGACGAAGCAGCCGCGCACCCTCATCGATCTCATCGAGAGCGATCCCGAGCGCTGGGGTGTGGACGGCAAGGATCTCCCGTTCCTCATGAAGGTGCTCGCGATCGGGGCACCCCTCTCGCTGCAGGTGCACCCCAATGCGGCCCAGGCGGCCGCCGGGTTCGCCGCGGAGGAGGAGCGCGGGATTCCCCGTGACGCCGCGGAGCGCAACTACGGGGATCCGCACCACAAACCGGAGCTGCTGGTGGCCCTCGGAGAGATGACGGCATTGAGCGGGTTCCGACCGCTCGCCGACGCCCGCCGCGACCTCCGGATGCTCGCCGCTGCCGTGCCGACCGGGCCGTCGCGCGAGGCGCTGCACACCGCGGCCGATCTGCTCACTGGTGAGGACCCCGCTGCCGCGCGCCAGCGGTTCATCGAGTGGGCGCTCTCCGGCGACGATGCCGCGGCCGCCGGGGTTCAGGGAATCTCGGTGATCGTGCGCGCGTCCCAGGCCGCGGATCTGGAACTGGACCCGCTGAGGGTCGCGGTGTTGAGCAATCTGGTGGCGGCTCATCCCGGCGACGCCGGGATTCTCGTGTCGGTCGCCCTGCACGCGCTCAGATTGCAGCCTGGCGAGGCCATCTTCCTGGGGGCCGGCCAGCTGCACGCCTACCTGAGCGGTATCGGCGTCGAGGTCATGGCGTCGTCCGACAACGTGCTCAGAGCAGGGCTGACGGTGAAGCACGTCGACGTCGACGAGGTGTGCCGAATCGTCGACACCGCGGAACTCGACGAACCGAAGTTCCGCGCGGAGCGGTGCCGGCCAGGGCTGGTGGCGTGGCGCCCCGAAGTCCCCGACTTCCAGCTCATGCGGGTGCGCCTGCACGGTGCCGAGGAAGAGGCCTTCGACGCGGTCGGTTCGGCCGAGCAGATCGACCTGTCGGCTCCGCACCCATTGGTGCTCATCGCGACCGCCGGGCGAGTCGTGATCGAGCGGCCGGCCGCAGAGTTCGCCGAAGTAGCCGTCGTGAAGCGCGGCCAGTCGCTCTACGTCTCGGCGGGTGAGCCGATCCAGATCCGGGGCCACGGCGAGGCGTTCATCGCCACGGTCGGGGAGTCGTTCGCGCCCCGGGCGGACACGCCCGTGTGTCGCTAA
- a CDS encoding O-antigen ligase → MAENKTRLGVSAYAITVFAFALGSNGVRILTSWYGFVAGVVILTVVGIVLFVKLKPARFRWYRLPAPLYWFLGFAALSIIWSQYRFESVLGVVAQLVTTVIAIVLAFVLTWHEVLRTLATALRILLAVSLLFELFVSTVVRQPVVQWWLPEPVVGEPESKLLYWSRNLLFEGGMIQGIVGSSVILGFIALLALIVFAIQLRAGLVRPTTGWFWVVVAAATLVLTRSATVTVALVAVVCALALALWARRLGPERRTPLYVSGAVLIAAAVAVTLFARDFVFGLLGKSGDLTGRLETWVKVIDLAEQRPWFGWGWISYWAPWVDPYRTLDVQANLAVMSAHNAWLDVWLQLGIVGVLLFAPLVVLTVWRVWFRAVDQPRRGPGAPLPYATSALWPFLVMVALVVQSLTESRMLIEWGWLLLVLFAVKSRFDFQLPSQDAEPTKQPWRRVPIPREHSAEPRP, encoded by the coding sequence ATGGCGGAGAACAAGACGAGGCTCGGCGTCAGCGCCTACGCGATCACCGTCTTCGCCTTCGCGCTGGGCAGCAACGGCGTCAGGATCCTGACGAGCTGGTACGGCTTCGTAGCCGGCGTCGTGATCCTCACGGTGGTCGGCATCGTGCTCTTCGTGAAGCTGAAGCCGGCGCGATTCCGCTGGTACCGGCTCCCGGCGCCCCTCTACTGGTTCCTCGGATTCGCCGCGCTCTCCATCATCTGGTCCCAGTACCGGTTCGAGAGCGTGCTCGGCGTCGTCGCGCAGCTTGTCACCACCGTCATCGCGATCGTCCTCGCCTTCGTGCTCACCTGGCACGAAGTGCTGCGCACGCTCGCCACGGCGCTCCGCATCCTGCTCGCCGTCTCGCTGCTCTTCGAGCTCTTCGTCTCGACGGTCGTGCGGCAGCCGGTCGTGCAGTGGTGGCTCCCGGAGCCCGTCGTCGGTGAACCCGAGTCGAAGCTCCTCTACTGGAGCCGCAACCTGCTGTTCGAGGGCGGCATGATCCAGGGCATCGTCGGGAGCTCCGTAATCCTCGGGTTCATTGCCCTGCTCGCGCTCATCGTGTTCGCCATCCAGCTGCGTGCAGGACTCGTCCGGCCCACGACGGGCTGGTTCTGGGTGGTCGTCGCGGCGGCGACGCTCGTACTGACCCGCAGCGCGACCGTGACGGTCGCGCTCGTCGCCGTCGTGTGCGCTCTCGCACTGGCGCTCTGGGCACGGAGACTCGGACCCGAGCGCCGCACGCCCCTCTACGTATCGGGAGCGGTCCTCATCGCCGCAGCGGTTGCGGTCACCCTGTTCGCACGGGACTTCGTCTTCGGTCTGCTCGGCAAGAGCGGCGATCTCACCGGCCGCCTCGAGACCTGGGTCAAGGTCATCGATCTCGCCGAGCAGCGCCCGTGGTTCGGCTGGGGCTGGATCAGCTACTGGGCGCCCTGGGTCGATCCGTACCGCACCCTCGACGTGCAGGCGAACCTCGCCGTCATGAGCGCCCACAACGCCTGGCTCGACGTCTGGTTGCAGCTCGGCATCGTCGGCGTCCTGCTCTTCGCACCGCTCGTGGTGCTCACGGTCTGGCGCGTCTGGTTCCGAGCCGTCGACCAGCCGCGACGCGGCCCAGGCGCCCCGCTCCCCTACGCGACGAGCGCCCTCTGGCCGTTCCTCGTGATGGTCGCTCTGGTCGTGCAGTCGCTGACCGAGAGCCGCATGCTCATCGAGTGGGGCTGGCTCCTGCTGGTGCTGTTCGCCGTCAAGTCGCGCTTCGACTTCCAGCTCCCTTCGCAGGACGCCGAGCCGACGAAGCAGCCATGGCGCCGCGTGCCGATCCCTCGCGAGCACTCCGCGGAGCCGAGACCGTGA
- a CDS encoding DUF5719 family protein — MTERSRVLLGSVRATTGLLITAVTATAVVIIAGTTLPVVTTDPVGVSVDTSQTTQRTLVCQGSFAELGLDPENPEATRLTGDVDLVTAGESEGGDPLAADSSGSGSAPAVRTGQDTAQFGAAQSQRVSSEDIRGTAASACVEPVNEQWVVGGDTLTGTSTTLSVGNPGDVPATVRIDLYDENGPVDSGQTTGVLVPPKSERTVSLNGYAPERERLVAHVVSTGATVTVGMGIGQTVDIDPFSAGSVTRQIDPSERLVIPGVTNRNTLAENHTGEAQELDQFPVLVRAFTPGDQEGTATVRAVDENGRSYSLGEIAIEPGVAGQLEVDKWPTRAQGIIVDADVPIVGGAFGSVDGDERHDNAWFTPAPELPVGVAVAAPVVDSGELVLSNPGESDATVRVERAGDSEDDDAREITVPGGATVTADIRSGSMLRTEDQVHASVRVVGRGALAAYPILPIGDRTQELTVYTR; from the coding sequence ATGACGGAGCGATCCCGCGTACTGCTCGGCAGCGTCAGAGCGACGACCGGGCTCCTGATCACCGCCGTGACGGCGACGGCGGTCGTCATCATCGCCGGCACGACGCTGCCGGTGGTCACGACCGACCCGGTCGGCGTCTCGGTGGACACGTCGCAGACGACGCAGCGGACGCTGGTGTGCCAGGGCTCCTTCGCCGAGCTGGGCCTGGACCCGGAGAACCCTGAGGCGACGAGACTCACGGGCGACGTCGACCTCGTCACGGCGGGGGAGTCCGAGGGTGGCGACCCGCTCGCCGCCGACAGCTCCGGTTCAGGTAGTGCTCCTGCCGTCCGCACGGGGCAGGACACCGCCCAGTTCGGTGCGGCCCAGTCGCAGCGCGTCTCGTCCGAGGACATCAGGGGTACGGCGGCCAGCGCGTGCGTCGAACCGGTCAACGAGCAGTGGGTCGTTGGCGGAGACACGCTCACCGGAACATCGACCACGCTCTCGGTCGGCAACCCCGGCGACGTGCCTGCGACGGTGCGCATCGACCTGTACGACGAGAACGGCCCGGTGGATTCGGGCCAGACGACCGGGGTGCTCGTGCCGCCGAAGTCGGAGCGGACGGTCTCCCTCAACGGCTACGCGCCCGAGCGGGAACGACTGGTCGCCCACGTGGTGAGCACGGGCGCGACCGTGACCGTCGGCATGGGCATCGGGCAGACGGTCGACATCGATCCGTTCTCCGCCGGCAGCGTGACGCGGCAGATCGACCCCAGCGAGCGTCTGGTGATCCCCGGAGTGACGAACCGCAACACGCTCGCGGAGAACCACACGGGAGAGGCGCAGGAGCTCGACCAGTTCCCGGTGCTGGTCCGGGCGTTCACGCCTGGCGACCAGGAGGGGACGGCGACGGTGCGCGCCGTGGACGAGAACGGGCGCAGCTACAGCCTGGGCGAGATCGCGATCGAGCCTGGTGTCGCCGGCCAACTCGAGGTGGACAAGTGGCCGACGCGCGCGCAGGGGATCATCGTCGATGCGGACGTCCCGATCGTCGGAGGCGCGTTCGGATCGGTGGATGGCGACGAGCGCCACGACAACGCGTGGTTCACCCCGGCTCCCGAGCTGCCGGTCGGGGTCGCCGTCGCGGCACCCGTCGTCGACTCAGGTGAGCTGGTGCTCTCGAACCCTGGCGAGTCGGACGCGACGGTGCGGGTGGAGCGCGCGGGCGACTCCGAAGACGACGACGCCCGCGAGATCACCGTTCCGGGAGGCGCCACCGTCACCGCAGATATCCGCAGCGGATCGATGCTGCGCACCGAGGATCAGGTGCACGCCTCGGTGCGGGTCGTCGGACGCGGAGCTCTCGCGGCGTACCCGATCCTGCCCATCGGCGACCGGACCCAGGAGCTCACGGTCTACACGCGGTGA
- the mtrA gene encoding MtrAB system response regulator MtrA has translation MSARILVVDDDTPLAEMLSMVLEGEGFVTETSGDGVEALERFRSMRPDLVLLDVMLPGLDGIEVCSRIRAESGVPIIMLTARTDTTDVVRGLEAGADDYVVKPFNPAELIARVRARLREPQQEVSEVLRIGDLDIDVAAHEVRRGSRQISLTPLEFDLLAILARKPQQVFTREVLLEKVWGYQYKADTRLVNVHVQRLRAKIEQDPDNPTIVTTVRGVGYRAGGPAE, from the coding sequence ATGAGTGCACGAATCCTGGTTGTCGACGACGATACTCCGCTCGCCGAAATGCTGAGCATGGTGCTCGAGGGGGAGGGGTTCGTGACCGAGACCTCGGGCGACGGGGTCGAGGCGCTTGAGCGCTTCCGCTCCATGCGGCCCGATCTCGTGCTGCTCGATGTCATGCTGCCCGGCCTCGATGGCATCGAGGTGTGCTCGCGCATCCGCGCCGAGTCCGGCGTCCCGATCATCATGCTGACCGCCCGCACCGATACGACTGACGTGGTGCGCGGCCTCGAGGCCGGCGCCGACGACTACGTCGTCAAGCCGTTCAACCCGGCCGAGCTCATCGCCCGCGTCCGCGCGCGGCTTCGCGAGCCGCAGCAGGAGGTCTCGGAGGTGCTGCGCATCGGCGACCTCGACATCGATGTCGCGGCGCACGAGGTGCGACGCGGATCCCGCCAGATCTCGCTGACCCCGCTCGAGTTCGACCTCCTCGCGATTCTCGCGCGGAAGCCGCAGCAGGTCTTCACGCGCGAGGTGCTCCTGGAGAAGGTATGGGGGTACCAGTACAAGGCGGACACCCGACTCGTCAACGTCCACGTGCAGCGCCTCCGGGCGAAGATCGAGCAGGATCCCGACAACCCCACCATCGTGACGACGGTCAGGGGCGTCGGCTACCGCGCGGGCGGTCCAGCGGAATGA
- a CDS encoding iron-siderophore ABC transporter substrate-binding protein has product MKGTTVRSRLLAAVAAASLTVTLAACSSSTADAGGSEGEIEVKHAFGTTVIPEKPERIATVAWMNHEVPLALGVVPVGMSKATWGDDDGDGVLPWVEDKLEELDADTPVLFDETDGIDFEAVADTEPDVILASYSGLTEEEYETLSKIAPTVAYPEIAWGTSVEDMVRMNSKAIGMAEEGEALVEDLDAQIAESMAAHDSLEGTKPFFAFMDPSDFSTIGYYTSLDTRVGFLESAGMGVPALVEEETAGTDQFYLEVSAEEADQLEDVDVFITYGDPDGDLVKQMQADPLLSQIPAIKEGRVAILPDATPLAASANQSPLSIPWGIDEYFDLIADAAAQGQ; this is encoded by the coding sequence ATGAAGGGAACCACTGTGCGTTCACGCCTCCTCGCCGCCGTCGCCGCGGCATCGCTCACCGTCACGCTCGCCGCGTGCTCATCGTCCACCGCAGATGCCGGCGGGAGCGAGGGCGAGATCGAGGTCAAGCACGCGTTCGGCACCACTGTGATCCCGGAGAAGCCGGAGCGCATCGCCACCGTCGCCTGGATGAACCACGAGGTCCCGCTGGCGCTCGGCGTGGTGCCGGTCGGCATGAGCAAGGCCACCTGGGGCGATGACGACGGCGACGGCGTGCTCCCCTGGGTCGAGGACAAGCTCGAGGAACTCGACGCCGACACCCCCGTCCTCTTCGACGAAACCGACGGCATCGACTTCGAGGCCGTCGCCGACACCGAACCCGACGTGATCCTCGCCTCCTACTCGGGGCTCACCGAGGAGGAGTACGAGACTCTGTCGAAGATCGCCCCCACCGTGGCGTACCCGGAGATCGCCTGGGGCACCTCGGTCGAGGACATGGTCCGCATGAACTCGAAGGCCATCGGTATGGCCGAGGAGGGCGAGGCGCTCGTCGAGGATCTCGACGCGCAGATCGCGGAATCGATGGCGGCGCACGACTCCCTCGAGGGCACCAAGCCGTTCTTCGCCTTCATGGATCCCTCAGACTTCAGCACCATCGGGTACTACACGAGCCTCGATACGCGCGTCGGCTTCCTCGAGTCGGCCGGCATGGGCGTCCCGGCGCTCGTCGAGGAGGAGACCGCGGGAACGGACCAGTTCTACCTCGAGGTCAGCGCGGAAGAGGCGGACCAGCTCGAGGACGTCGACGTCTTCATCACGTACGGTGACCCCGACGGCGACCTTGTCAAGCAGATGCAGGCGGACCCGCTGCTCTCGCAGATCCCCGCGATCAAGGAGGGGCGCGTCGCGATCCTCCCCGACGCCACTCCCCTCGCCGCCTCGGCGAACCAGTCGCCGCTGTCGATCCCGTGGGGCATCGACGAGTACTTCGACCTCATCGCGGACGCGGCGGCCCAGGGCCAGTGA
- a CDS encoding iron ABC transporter permease translates to MSRAARSGWFIAGLALLAALFAASVSLGVRDVSLADIVAALSGQADTVGEAAVVKRLPRTVLAMLVGAALALSGAALQAITRNPLADPGILGISAGSSFFVVLGITLFQLSRPYSVMGVAIAGAAVASILVYLIGSAGRGGATPLKLALSGAAMSAALVSLTSAAILPRVDAAQSFQSWQVGGVGGGTWDRIATVAPILAVGALICFACSRGMNSLALGDDLAVGLGEHVGRTRALAGVGAVVLCGAATAIAGPIGFVGLIIPHLCRLLFGPDHRWLLPFSALAGASLLVAADVIGRVIARPDEIQVGIITAIIGAPFFIWIVRRQRVREL, encoded by the coding sequence GTGAGCCGAGCCGCACGGAGCGGCTGGTTCATCGCGGGCCTCGCACTCCTCGCCGCCCTCTTCGCGGCATCGGTCTCGCTCGGCGTGCGCGACGTGTCTCTTGCAGACATCGTCGCCGCGCTGAGCGGACAGGCCGACACCGTCGGAGAGGCCGCCGTTGTGAAGCGGCTCCCCCGCACCGTCCTCGCCATGCTCGTCGGAGCGGCGCTCGCCCTGTCGGGCGCGGCGCTCCAGGCGATCACGCGCAATCCGCTCGCCGACCCGGGGATCCTGGGTATCTCGGCCGGCTCATCGTTCTTCGTCGTCCTCGGCATCACGCTGTTTCAGCTCTCCCGCCCCTACAGCGTCATGGGGGTCGCAATCGCCGGCGCAGCCGTCGCCTCGATCCTCGTCTACCTCATCGGGTCAGCCGGACGCGGAGGAGCCACACCCCTGAAACTCGCGCTCTCAGGTGCGGCGATGTCAGCGGCGCTCGTGTCCCTCACAAGCGCCGCGATCCTGCCCCGCGTCGACGCGGCGCAGTCGTTCCAGTCGTGGCAGGTCGGTGGAGTCGGCGGCGGCACCTGGGACCGGATCGCGACCGTTGCGCCGATCCTCGCCGTCGGCGCCCTCATCTGCTTCGCCTGCTCCCGCGGCATGAACTCGCTCGCTCTCGGCGACGACCTCGCAGTGGGTCTCGGCGAGCACGTCGGCAGGACTCGCGCACTCGCCGGCGTCGGCGCCGTGGTGCTCTGCGGCGCGGCCACCGCCATCGCCGGGCCCATCGGGTTCGTCGGGCTCATCATCCCCCACCTCTGCCGCCTCCTCTTCGGCCCGGACCACCGCTGGCTCCTACCGTTCTCGGCGCTCGCCGGAGCCTCGCTCCTCGTCGCCGCAGACGTCATCGGCCGCGTGATCGCGCGGCCAGACGAAATCCAGGTCGGCATCATCACGGCGATCATCGGAGCCCCCTTCTTCATCTGGATCGTCCGACGACAGCGGGTGCGCGAACTGTGA
- a CDS encoding glycosyltransferase family 2 protein, which produces MRTIVTAIVVAQQGGEWLEETLAGIAAQTRRPDRVIAVNNGGAQHVTDQLAAASPDRVIGAETRRPFGETVQRALDYTPAAVPDDSAPAGVTLGETQPGTAGDADAESETDARREATADEWIWLLAEDTCPEPEALQRILSTVERAPSVAVAGPKLLDWDRPRHIIELGQSLTRFGSRWKLRRQELDQQQYDHLQDVLGVGPAGMLVRRDVWEQLGGFDPSLPVVDDGLDFSVRARLAGYRVVVAPSSRVRFAQSGVVGPRIERKRGVMRAAHRRDRAAQMHRRIAYAPAFVAFFLWLGLPAYAVLRMFWALIREQPGQILGEFTSAMYVFFRPASILASRRRIKRTMTAGWPAVTPLRIDPKSVRTARMIDREAILLAQGRQRKEMHFISTGGLAVLVGALVIAAALCWWALTQVSLSGGALAPLSPIGELWTHTRTIDGLPADPFTWVLAVLGTLTFWNPSHAIVLLIVAAIPLAALGGWIWSAQLTDSRAGRTLLGIGVAISPVMLASLDSGRLPTLILSVVLPWLLLAATRCRESWSWAGTASLLAAVALACAPILIPAALLLLIVGIATSPRRIARVLSTAIAPAALFAPKIVTSVLAGRPLDIFLDPGITPVYEPGNTWHLILGFPEFGLAGWSGIFEDIGLSAIPTTVLVGILLLPLALLALLGLYTGRIHITILSSLMGGLGMLTAVAASQLRILVSGPDTVALWTGSGLAVYWIAVLGLAVVGAQTLRRAAGPVVAVALVAAAVAVAPNAVQLMTASSGLTSGTNQMPALVQAAGGTATGTRTLVIDVGATNPSDERSVGARIVDGTGERLDDIRTASRVPDRNATDEAIAELVGGLASTGDVNVADHLRALGVGFVLLSPGGDSAERAELQAVFDQNAALTSTGQTDFGLLWRATAGDSGSQAGIDEVTDLEGTTLGANTLWWAQVILVLSMLLLALPTGEVVERPPKRKRPSRRRAAKTRIAVGGGAAATAQETAPTADPADADAAAPETDAVPETDGVPETDAAPETVGAPETVGAPDEVAEPETTAEPDAETDPTPELAPEAEPAPEPTAPDDALGEPEGGQR; this is translated from the coding sequence ATGCGCACCATCGTCACCGCCATCGTGGTCGCCCAGCAGGGCGGCGAATGGCTCGAAGAAACCCTTGCGGGCATCGCCGCGCAAACCCGGCGACCCGACCGCGTGATCGCGGTGAACAATGGCGGCGCGCAGCACGTGACCGATCAGCTCGCAGCGGCGAGCCCCGATCGAGTGATCGGAGCGGAGACGCGCCGACCTTTCGGTGAGACGGTGCAGCGAGCGCTCGACTACACGCCGGCCGCGGTGCCCGATGATTCGGCCCCCGCAGGCGTGACGCTCGGAGAGACGCAGCCTGGCACGGCCGGCGACGCTGACGCGGAGTCCGAGACCGATGCGCGACGCGAGGCGACGGCCGACGAGTGGATCTGGTTGCTCGCCGAAGACACGTGCCCGGAACCCGAGGCGCTCCAGCGCATCCTCAGCACGGTCGAGCGCGCACCGTCGGTGGCCGTCGCGGGGCCGAAGCTCCTCGACTGGGACCGCCCGAGGCACATCATCGAACTCGGGCAGAGCCTGACCCGGTTCGGATCGCGCTGGAAGCTGCGGAGACAAGAGCTCGATCAGCAGCAGTACGACCACCTGCAAGACGTGCTGGGCGTCGGCCCTGCCGGGATGCTCGTGAGGCGCGATGTCTGGGAGCAGCTCGGCGGCTTCGACCCCTCGCTTCCCGTCGTTGACGACGGTCTCGACTTCAGCGTTCGCGCGCGACTCGCCGGATACCGCGTGGTGGTCGCGCCCTCCTCGCGGGTGCGGTTCGCGCAGAGCGGGGTCGTCGGCCCCCGCATCGAGCGCAAGCGCGGGGTCATGCGCGCCGCGCACAGGCGCGATCGCGCAGCGCAGATGCATCGCCGGATCGCGTACGCCCCGGCATTCGTCGCGTTCTTCCTGTGGCTTGGCCTGCCGGCATATGCCGTCCTGCGCATGTTCTGGGCGCTGATCCGCGAGCAGCCGGGCCAGATCCTCGGCGAGTTCACCTCGGCGATGTATGTCTTCTTCCGTCCGGCGTCGATCCTTGCCTCACGCCGGCGCATCAAGCGCACCATGACGGCGGGGTGGCCGGCGGTCACGCCGCTCCGCATCGACCCGAAGTCCGTCCGCACGGCGCGCATGATCGACCGCGAAGCGATCCTCCTTGCGCAGGGGCGCCAGCGCAAGGAGATGCACTTTATCTCGACCGGTGGACTCGCGGTGCTCGTCGGCGCCCTCGTTATCGCCGCGGCGCTGTGCTGGTGGGCGCTGACCCAGGTGAGCCTCTCGGGCGGCGCCCTCGCGCCGCTCAGCCCGATTGGCGAGCTCTGGACCCACACCCGCACGATCGACGGCCTACCAGCCGATCCGTTCACCTGGGTGCTTGCCGTGCTCGGCACCCTCACATTCTGGAACCCCTCGCACGCGATCGTGCTGCTCATCGTCGCGGCCATCCCGCTCGCGGCGCTCGGCGGCTGGATCTGGTCGGCGCAGCTCACCGACTCACGCGCCGGGCGTACCCTGCTCGGGATCGGCGTCGCCATCAGCCCCGTCATGCTGGCATCGCTCGATTCCGGCCGGCTGCCGACGCTCATCCTCTCGGTGGTGCTCCCCTGGCTGCTGCTCGCCGCGACGCGGTGCCGCGAATCATGGAGCTGGGCTGGCACGGCTTCGCTGCTCGCCGCCGTCGCGCTCGCGTGCGCGCCGATCCTCATCCCTGCAGCGCTGCTGCTGCTCATCGTGGGCATCGCTACGTCGCCGCGCCGCATTGCCCGCGTGCTCTCGACGGCGATCGCTCCTGCAGCACTGTTCGCGCCCAAGATCGTGACCTCGGTGCTGGCCGGTCGTCCGCTCGACATCTTCCTCGACCCGGGCATCACGCCGGTCTACGAACCCGGAAACACCTGGCACCTCATCCTCGGGTTCCCCGAATTCGGGCTCGCCGGGTGGTCAGGCATCTTCGAAGACATCGGGCTTTCCGCGATCCCCACGACAGTGCTCGTGGGCATCCTCCTCCTTCCCCTTGCCCTGCTCGCGTTGCTCGGGCTCTACACCGGGCGCATCCACATCACGATCCTCAGCTCGCTCATGGGCGGCCTCGGCATGCTCACCGCCGTCGCCGCGAGCCAGCTCCGCATCCTCGTCAGCGGTCCGGACACCGTCGCTCTCTGGACGGGCTCAGGGCTCGCGGTCTACTGGATCGCGGTCCTCGGTCTCGCCGTCGTCGGTGCGCAGACGCTGAGGCGCGCGGCGGGGCCCGTCGTCGCGGTCGCGCTCGTCGCGGCGGCCGTCGCGGTCGCGCCGAACGCGGTGCAGCTCATGACCGCCTCCAGCGGCCTCACCTCAGGAACCAACCAGATGCCGGCGCTCGTGCAGGCGGCGGGCGGCACTGCCACCGGCACCCGCACGCTCGTCATCGATGTGGGGGCCACGAACCCGTCGGACGAGCGGAGCGTCGGCGCTCGCATCGTCGACGGTACGGGCGAACGACTCGACGACATCCGGACCGCCTCGCGCGTGCCCGATCGGAACGCCACCGACGAGGCCATCGCGGAACTCGTCGGCGGACTCGCCAGCACCGGAGACGTCAACGTCGCCGACCACCTGCGTGCGCTCGGCGTCGGCTTCGTGCTCTTGTCCCCAGGCGGGGACAGCGCCGAGCGCGCCGAGCTGCAAGCGGTCTTCGATCAGAATGCCGCGCTCACGAGCACAGGCCAGACCGACTTCGGTCTCCTCTGGCGCGCGACCGCAGGGGATTCCGGATCGCAGGCGGGTATCGACGAGGTGACGGATCTCGAGGGGACCACCCTCGGAGCGAACACCCTCTGGTGGGCGCAGGTCATCCTCGTGCTCAGCATGCTGCTCCTCGCCCTGCCCACCGGTGAGGTCGTCGAGCGGCCCCCGAAGCGCAAACGGCCATCACGACGCCGAGCGGCGAAGACCCGGATCGCGGTCGGCGGAGGCGCGGCCGCGACGGCCCAGGAGACTGCGCCGACGGCGGATCCCGCAGATGCAGATGCAGCGGCACCGGAAACGGATGCGGTGCCGGAAACGGATGGGGTGCCGGAAACGGATGCGGCGCCGGAAACGGTTGGGGCGCCGGAAACGGTTGGGGCGCCAGACGAGGTAGCGGAGCCGGAAACAACAGCGGAGCCGGACGCGGAAACTGATCCGACCCCCGAGCTGGCGCCGGAAGCGGAGCCGGCCCCCGAACCGACCGCACCTGACGACGCACTGGGCGAGCCCGAGGGAGGACAGCGATGA
- a CDS encoding WhiB family transcriptional regulator, whose translation MTQQGAHAPVPGNWFVDPVFLGVPGVRQTDEEEVAWQADALCAQTDPEAFFPEKGGSTREAKRICESCEVRSECLQYALENDERFGIWGGLSERERRRLRNEAV comes from the coding sequence ATGACGCAGCAGGGCGCACATGCCCCGGTTCCGGGCAACTGGTTCGTCGACCCCGTCTTCCTGGGTGTTCCCGGAGTGCGGCAGACCGATGAGGAAGAGGTCGCATGGCAGGCGGACGCCCTCTGCGCGCAGACCGATCCCGAGGCTTTCTTTCCCGAGAAGGGTGGTTCGACGCGCGAGGCGAAGCGCATCTGCGAGAGCTGCGAGGTGCGCTCAGAGTGCCTGCAGTACGCTCTCGAGAACGATGAGCGCTTCGGTATCTGGGGCGGCCTCTCCGAGCGCGAGCGTCGGCGCCTGCGCAACGAAGCCGTCTGA